The uncultured Fusobacterium sp. sequence AAAGCTTTTCAATTTAAAGGACACCTATTTTCTGGAGATGAAATAAAAAATTTTAATATGAACTATTGGATAAATCCAGATAGAAGTGAAATATTTTTTGCTAAAAAAGTTATCTTAGTTGAGGGACAGACTGATAAAATAGTTCTTGGATATCTCTCTAAAAAATTAGGTATCTATAAATATGATTATTCTATCTTAGAGTGTGGAAGTAAAAGTTTAATTCCTCAATTTATAAAACTTTTAAATGTTTTTAAAATTCCATATATAGCTGTTTATGACAAAGATAATCATCTTTGGAGAACTCCAGAAGAGATTGAAAATTCCAATCAAAAAAATAAAACTATTCAACGAACAGTAAAAAAAGAGTTTGGAGAATGGTTAGAATTTGAAAATGATATTGAAGAAGAGATTTACCAAGAAAACAGAGAAAGAAAAAACTATAAAAATAAACCTTTTTATGCTTTAAAAACTGTTACAGATGAAAACTTTGTAGTTCCAACTAACTTAGAAAAAAAAGTAAGAACCATCTTTAAATAAATTTCTTAATTTAAAATAAAAAGGGAAAAAATTACTACAAAATTTCCCTAAGTATTAATATTTAAAAGCAATTTTTTCCCTTTTATTCTATTGAGTTATTTTATTTTAATTTTATTAATCAGCTAAGATTTTGTCTAATTCTTTTTCTAATTTTTTTAAAGCATTTGCTCTATGACTAATCTTATTCTTAATCTCTGGCATCTCTGCTAAAGATTTTCCATACTCAGCTACATAAAAATATGGATCATAACCAAAACCAGTTTCTCCTTTTGGTTCATATAATAATTCTCCTTCTATCTCCCCTCTAAAAGAGTAAGCTCTTCCATCTGGTTTTCCAAGAGTTATTACACTTACAAAGTGACATTTTCTATTTTTTTCATTTTTCATAACATCCATAAGTTTAGCATTATTAGATTCATCAGTTGCATTTTCTCCTGAATATCTTGCTGAATATACTCCTGGTGCTCCATTTAAAGCATCTACACAAAGTCCAGAATCATCTGCTATTGTTATCATTCCTGTAAATTTTGCTATCTCCAAAGCTTTTTTAGCTGAGTTAGCTTCAAAAGTATCACCATCTTCTATTACTTCTGGAATCTCTATTCCATCTTTTATAGATAGAATTTCAACATCTTTTATATTTGAAAATATCGCTTTAATCTCTTCTATTTTATGTTTATTTCCAGTAGCTAAAAATATCTTCATAATTACCCCTCTATTATCTTATTTTGTAATTCCATTATCTCTTTTATTCCTTTTTCAGCTAAATCTAACATTTCATTTAATTCTTTTCTAGTATAAGTAGCCTCTTCTCCTGTTCCTTGAACTTCAACAAATTTTCCTTCTCCATTCATAACAACATTCATATCTACTTCTGCAGCTGAATCTTCAGTATATTTAAGGTCTAAAACAGGAGTTCCATTTACTATTCCTACACTTATAGCAGCAACATTAGAAATTATTGGATTCTCTGCTAAAATTCCATCATTTACAAGCTTTTTCATAGCTAAAGCTAAGGCTATATACCCACCTGTTATTGAAGTAGTTCTAGTTCCTCCATCAGCTTGAATTACATCACAATCTATTGTTATAGTTCTTTCTCCTAATTTTTCTAAATCTACAGCAGCTCTAAGAGCTCTTCCTATAAGTCTTTGTATTTCCATTGTTCTTCCTGATAATTTACCCTTAGCTGATTCTCTTTGATTTCTCTCTCCAGTTGCTCTAGGAATCATAGAGTATTCAGCAGTAAGCCACCCTTTTCCTTGATTTTTTAAAAAAGGAGGAACTTTATCACTAACTGTAGCCGTACATATAACTTTAGTATTTCCACACTCCATAAGTACAGAACCCTCTGCATATAGGTTAAAATCTTTTGTTCCTTTTAATGGTCTAAGTTCATCTACATTTCTTCCATCTTCTCTTAATTTTAATGTTCTCATGTCCTCTTCAATTACCATCTCTTTAATTTCCATTTCTTTCTCCTATACTCTCATTTCTTCTCTTTTTTTAACTTCTTTTCCAAATTGTATATCATAAAAATGTTTATATAATCCATTTTTATCTAATAGTTCTTGATGCTTTCCTATCTCTTTTATCATTCCATTTTCCATAACAACTATTTTATCTGCATTAATAATTGTAGAAAGTCTATGAGCTATTACAAATGTAGTTCTATTTACCATAAGTCTATCTAAAGCATCTTGTACAAGTCTTTCTGATTCTGTATCTAAGGCTGAAGTAGCTTCATCTAATATTAAAATTTCTGGATTTTGTATTAAAGCTCTAGCTATAGCAATTCTTTGTTTTTGCCCTCCAGAAAGCATTACTCCTCTCTCTCCAACCTCTGTTTCAAATCCCTCTTGTAATTCTTTTATAAATTCATAAGCATTTGCCATTTTAGCTGCTTTTTCTATCTCTTCCATAGTTACATTTTCTTTTCCAAAAGATATATTCTCAGCTATTGTTCCTGAAAAAAGAAAACTTTCTTGAGGAACTATTCCTATTAAATCTCTATATTTTTTCAATGAAATATTTTTTATATCTATTCCATTGATTGTAAGTTTTCCTGCTGTTGCTTCAAAAAATCTTGGAATTAAATTAACTATAGTTGTTTTTCCACTTCCACTTTTTCCTACAAAAGCAACAACTTCTCCAGCTTTTACATCTAAATTAATATTTTTTAAAGCATTACTCTTAGCATCATCATAAGCAAAATATAGATTTTCAAACTTTATCTCTTTTATTTTACCATCTATTTTTACCTCTTCTCCATAAAAATCAGTTTCAATAGGAACATCTAAAATTTCTATTACTCTATCTGCTGATGGTATAGCTTCTTGTAAATCATTATTTTTTGAAATCAATCTTTTTAAAGGTTGACTCATAAGCCCCATAGCTGTAACGAAAGATATTAGATCTCCTGGAGACATAGTTTTAGTTACAACTATTTGATATCCACCATAAGCAGCTACTAACACTACCATTAAAGTTGTAATAACCTCATTTATAGGAGAAACCTTAGCTTTTATTTTAGTACTTTTATATGATTTTTGAAATTCATCCATACTGATCTCTTTATATTTTTCAATCATCATATCACTATTATTAAAAGCTTTAATAACAAAAATTCCTGATAAACTTTCTTGAATAAAGGCTGTTACAGCTCCAGAGGTATCTTGTCTAATTCTACCAGATTTTCTTATCTTTTTAGTATATTTCTTTACTGTATTTATGATAAGAGGCATCACTGTTAAAGAAACTATTGCTAATATCCAGTCTACTTGAAACATTCTAAAAATAAGAGCTACTACTGTTAAAAACTCTTTAAACATATCAAATATTATAAATCCTATTCGTCCTAAAGTAGCAGAGTCTCCAGAAAGTCTCGCCATTATATCTCCTAATTTATTCTTTCTAAAATAAGAGATTGGTAATTTTTGTAAATGAATAAATACATCTATTTTTATATCTCTTTTTATTGTTTCAGTTACATAGTTTGATGAAATACTAGCATAATAAGCTGAAATAACTTTTACAACTGTTGAAATAAAAATAGCAGATATTACAATTACCATCATTTTTGGATCTTTTTTTACAAGTACATCATCTATAAGATACTTACTTAGCCAAGCTGGAACAGCTCCCATTGAAGATGTAAGTACAGACATAAGAACCACAGCTACCATAGCCCATTTATATCTTAAACTATATTTTAAAAAACTATTTAATGACTTATTTTGAAATATTTTTAATTTCATCTCTCTCCTTTCACTAGAAAGTCTCCATAACTTTCAACTACATTATTTCCTGAAAGTCTTTCCCTTACCTCTTGAATATTTTTTTTCATCTCTTCTCTATTTTTTTCTATATCTTCTAAAGCTTTTTCAATCTCTTTTACATTACATCTATCTTGTAAAAGTTCTGGAAAAACCTCTTTATTTAAAGTAAGATTTGGAAGAGAAACAAAACCAATCTTTAAAATATATTTAGCGATAAAAGCATTTATAAATCCTGTCTTATACACTACAATAGTTGGTAATCCCATCAATGCAAGCTCCAAAGTCACAGTTCCAGATGCAGCTATAGCTACCTTAGAATTTTTTACACATTCAGAAAGTTTTTTTTCAAATTCCAAAGTTAAATTAGTATAGTCACTTAAATTTTCTGTTATCCATTTTAAATGATCTCTACTTGAAAGTTTTAATAAAAATTTTTTATCCCTATTATTTTTTACAATTTCTAACATTATAGGAAGAAGTGATGTTATCTCTTGTTTTCTACTTCCTGGTAATAACAAGATATACTCTTCTTCTCTATCTTCTACCACATATTTATCTACAAAAGGATTTCCATAATATATTGCATCTA is a genomic window containing:
- a CDS encoding ABC transporter ATP-binding protein, producing MKLKIFQNKSLNSFLKYSLRYKWAMVAVVLMSVLTSSMGAVPAWLSKYLIDDVLVKKDPKMMVIVISAIFISTVVKVISAYYASISSNYVTETIKRDIKIDVFIHLQKLPISYFRKNKLGDIMARLSGDSATLGRIGFIIFDMFKEFLTVVALIFRMFQVDWILAIVSLTVMPLIINTVKKYTKKIRKSGRIRQDTSGAVTAFIQESLSGIFVIKAFNNSDMMIEKYKEISMDEFQKSYKSTKIKAKVSPINEVITTLMVVLVAAYGGYQIVVTKTMSPGDLISFVTAMGLMSQPLKRLISKNNDLQEAIPSADRVIEILDVPIETDFYGEEVKIDGKIKEIKFENLYFAYDDAKSNALKNINLDVKAGEVVAFVGKSGSGKTTIVNLIPRFFEATAGKLTINGIDIKNISLKKYRDLIGIVPQESFLFSGTIAENISFGKENVTMEEIEKAAKMANAYEFIKELQEGFETEVGERGVMLSGGQKQRIAIARALIQNPEILILDEATSALDTESERLVQDALDRLMVNRTTFVIAHRLSTIINADKIVVMENGMIKEIGKHQELLDKNGLYKHFYDIQFGKEVKKREEMRV
- the lpxB gene encoding lipid-A-disaccharide synthase, with amino-acid sequence MKFFVSTGEVSGDLHLSYLVEAIKRKYKDVKFYGVAGNHSRKAGVEVIQDIDELAIMGFTEVLKKYSFLKKKANEYIDFIKKENIKKVILVDYGGFNLKFLELLKKEIKDIEVFYYIPPKLWIWGEKRIKKLIKADHIMVIFPWEVEFYKKHGVDAIYYGNPFVDKYVVEDREEEYILLLPGSRKQEITSLLPIMLEIVKNNRDKKFLLKLSSRDHLKWITENLSDYTNLTLEFEKKLSECVKNSKVAIAASGTVTLELALMGLPTIVVYKTGFINAFIAKYILKIGFVSLPNLTLNKEVFPELLQDRCNVKEIEKALEDIEKNREEMKKNIQEVRERLSGNNVVESYGDFLVKGER